The stretch of DNA CGATTCGAACCAGAGACTTCAGCCGCTCCGGAAAGAGCAGAAAATACCGGCTTCCGAGAACTTTACTGGCCGGAGTCGACAGCAGCAACCGGGCTGCTTGTGCCGTAAGCAATTGCACACCGGCGTCCACCTTCGTACGGGAGACGATCAATCGCGTCACCGGGTTGATCGGGTTATGTTCGATGATGCAGAAGATTCCGCCCGGTTTGAGCACTCGAAAGGCTTCGGCCGTCAACAGCGAACGGCGGTCCGGTGGCACATGATGGTAGACACAGACAGCCGTCACAAAATCGAAAGTCCGGCTGTCATACGGCAAGACCTCCGGGGCGGGTTGGTGGCGGACATCCAGGTCCGCGCAAGACTTCAACATGCCGTGAGATGGGTCACAGCCCGCGGCATGCTTGAAATACGATTTACCCAGACGCAACAGGTCGCCCTGTCCGCATCCTATATCCAGCCATAACAGCGCACTGCTCTCGGTCTCTGCGCGGTTCAGGAAATCGCGGATAACCTGCATCTTCCGATCGAAAAAAAAACGGCTGCCGCCGGCAAACGTGTCGCGAATCGGATCACGAATCAGCGAAGCGTAATCATCCGCGTAGCCGTCAAACGTGGCCGGTTTTTCTTGCTGCGGCTTCATAAGAACTTTCGATCTCGCCGCTTGGCGGAGGGAGGACAACTGCCTTGGCGACATGCGGACGCATCGCTTTCATATTGGCGCTATCCGAAACAACATAGAGCGGCCGGCCCTTGGATTCCTCATAAATATGGGCGACATATTCGCCGACCAGGCCGACGGCGATGAGCGTGGCGCCGGAAAATATAATATTGAGACAGATGATCGATGTCCAGCCCGGCACCGTCTCCTTCAAAACCTTTGCGGCGAACACGCTGTACGCGGCATAGGC from Terriglobia bacterium encodes:
- a CDS encoding class I SAM-dependent methyltransferase; translation: MKPQQEKPATFDGYADDYASLIRDPIRDTFAGGSRFFFDRKMQVIRDFLNRAETESSALLWLDIGCGQGDLLRLGKSYFKHAAGCDPSHGMLKSCADLDVRHQPAPEVLPYDSRTFDFVTAVCVYHHVPPDRRSLLTAEAFRVLKPGGIFCIIEHNPINPVTRLIVSRTKVDAGVQLLTAQAARLLLSTPASKVLGSRYFLLFPERLKSLVRIEDSLRALPLGGQYAVFAQRC